The Esox lucius isolate fEsoLuc1 chromosome 5, fEsoLuc1.pri, whole genome shotgun sequence genome includes a region encoding these proteins:
- the LOC105028414 gene encoding lutropin-choriogonadotropic hormone receptor-like has protein sequence MAPALQKVSFFLGLCCVLNARFSWTFTCPSICECSMKMDTCSTETEQKFSCTRETQLRSQETKVSKQVPRNSQALIRLLHLPLKDVPRNAFKGLINVSRIEISQSDCIKNIKSYAFFSLHSVAEIQIQNMKNLLVIEKGAFTDLPRLKYLSISNTGITCFPDFSTISSLAILEYFILELGDNMQLDSIPANAFQGITKENLYMKIIKNGFKEIQSHAFNGTKLDKLILKDNRFLRNIHDNAFLGASGPTVLDVSSTALRTLPRHGLRHLKVLIARSAPYLKTLPPLESLIDLEVAQITYPSLCCAFHTWRRKHREKVVLALSPNLRRLCDGNYEITDTSGENLTDLYDINLQYPDLQLSLCPGPFQCSPEPDAFNPCEDMLGFSVLRSITWLITVFSVAGNVAVLAILITRHKKLSVSCFLMCNLAFADLCMGLYLLLIAAMDYHSRKEYYNHATDWQTGPGCAMAGFLTVFASELSVYTLTVITLERWHTITNAMHVDRRLRLRHVVAMMAGGWGFALLAALLPVLGISSYSKVSICLPMDIESLASQVYVVTILLLNITAFFVVCYGYVGIYLSVRNPNLATRHGDTKIAKRMAVLIFTDFLCMAPISFFAISAALRVPLITVSHSKILLVLFYPINSLCNPFLYTIFTRAFRKDVYLLLSRCSCSPTEFHRAKDAAAHAVPTEGRKSSPGKPRSLRFYAFHIKMQGCFLSKGAGTT, from the exons ATGGCACCCGCGCTGCAGAAGGTGTCTTTTTTTCTCGGACTGTGTTGTGTCCTAAATGCGCGCTTCTCGTGGACTTTCACATGTCCGTCGATTTGCGaatgttctatgaaaatggaTACATGTTCCacagaaacagaacagaaattCAGCTGCACGAGGGAAACACAATTGAGGTCCCAAGAAACGAAAGTCTCAAAGCAGGTTCCAAGAAATTCCCAAGCCTTGAT AAGACTGTTACATCTGCCGTTGAAAGACGTTCCAAGAAATGCTTTCAAAGGTCTGATCAACGTGTCCAGAAT TGAGATCTCTCAGAGTGACTGCATCAAGAACATAAAAAGTTATGCATTCTTCTCCCTTCACAGCGTCGCCGAAAT ACAGATACAGAACATGAAAAATCTGCTGGTTATAGAAAAGGGGGCCTTTACTGATCTACCCAGGCTGAAGTACTT GAGTATCTCTAACACAGGGATCACATGCTTTCCTGACTTCTCCACCATCTCATCTCTGGCGATACTAGAGTACTTCATTCT TGAGCTAGGAGACAACATGCAGCTTGACAGCATACCTGCCAACGCCTTCCAAGGCATCACAAAGGAGAATCTGTACAT gaaaattataaaaaatggaTTCAAGGAAATCCAGTCGCATGCTTTCAATGGAACTAAGCTGGATAAACT GATTCTGAAAGACAACAGGTTTCTGAGGAACATCCATGACAATGCCTTTTTGGGAGCCTCAGGGCCAACAGTGCT TGACGTCTCCTCCACAGCTCTCCGGACCCTCCCCCGTCACGGCTTACGACATTTGAAGGTCTTGATTGCCCGTTCTGCACCCTACCTAAAGACTCTACCCCCTCTGGAAAGCCTAATAGACTTGGAGGTGGCGCAGATCACCTACCCCAGCCTCTGCTGTGCCTTCCACACCTGGCGACGTAAACATAG GGAAAAGGTTGTCCTTGCCCTCTCCCCCAACCTCAGAAGGCTGTGCGACGGCAACTATGAAATCAC GGACACATCGGGAGAGAATCTAACGGACCTGTACGACATCAACCTGCAGTACCCGGACCTGCAGCTCAGCCTTTGTCCCGGACCCTTCCAGTGCAGCCCGGAACCTGACGCCTTCAACCCCTGTGAGGACATGCTTGGGTTCTCCGTGCTCCGCTCGATCACCTGGTTAATCACGGTGTTCTCGGTGGCCGGGAACGTGGCCGTGCTGGCCATACTGATCACCAG ACACAAGAAGCTCAGTGTGTCCTGCTTCCTGATGTGTAACCTGGCCTTCGCAGACCTCTGCATGGGCCTCTACTTGCTCCTCATTGCAGCAATGGACTACCACTCACGCAAG GAGTACTATAACCACGCCACGGACTGGCAGACGGGGCCTGGCTGTGCCATGGCGGGCTTCCTGACCGTGTTCGCCAGCGAGCTGTCGGTCTACACGTTAACCGTGATAACACTGGAGAGGTGGCACACCATCACCAACGCCATGCATGTCGACCGGCGGCTGCGTCTGAGGCACGTGGTGGCCATGATGGCAGGGGGGTGGGGCTTCGCCCTGTTGGCCGCCCTGCTTCCTGTCCTTGGCATCAGCAGTTACAGTAAG GTGTCAATCTGCCTACCGATGGACATAGAGTCCCTAGCCTCTCAGGTGTACGTCGTAACCATCCTTCTTCTCAACATCACTGCGTTCTTCGTTGTCTGCTATGGCTACGTCGGGATCTACCTGTCCGTCCGCAACCCCAACCTAGCAACACGCCACGGCGACACCAAGATCGCCAAGCGCATGGCCGTCCTCATCTTCACCGACTTCCTCTGCATGGCGCCCATCTCTTTCTTCGCCATCTCGGCGGCGCTCCGCGTGCCCCTCATCACTGTGTCCCACTCGAAGATCCTCCTCGTCCTGTTCTACCCAATCAACTCCCTCTGTAACCCTTTCCTCTACACCATCTTCACGCGGGCTTTTCGCAAAGATGTGTACCTGTTACTGAGTCGCTGCAGCTGTTCTCCAACAGAGTTCCACCGGGCGAAGGACGCGGCAGCGCACGCCGTGCCAACCGAGGGCAGGAAGTCATCCCCCGGAAAGCCTCGCTCCCTCAGGTTCTACGCGTTCCACATTAAGATGCAGGGATGCTTCCTCAGCAAGGGCGCTGGGACCACGTGA